The following coding sequences are from one Epinephelus fuscoguttatus linkage group LG7, E.fuscoguttatus.final_Chr_v1 window:
- the LOC125891215 gene encoding uncharacterized protein LOC125891215, whose amino-acid sequence MGCRFTRTKAKTREPSRHRHREELHFVDEYGQPINVQVEARRGHGHRRRRSRCAIECQVPTERHWEALRAMGLMDGEGGQGDGYSAGPYYGHVTMSPDLYPANSHMMMSPDVYPPNGYLPRSSNDQHPGNNYLPSVSYSLDHLDRLDYQGPDMLPYQPNSESCLIGCYNTEEMEPKNFPRQSDYRPPWRSDRLLGYLPLSELDSGLGCGPDSPHHRVALSEAETDAMSSLPGHTPSSQGSSSSSESLISSEPSDSGFHSVSTGEHRRLHKIHGSHAHRQTHHLRSGHSPREQRGRWDLESIPETTQMTHSGAPQPSRCSVGNSTTTTVHFHRAERSPTLPRNRSPPSPSIGCRTEPCQRRALWLDQQQGGSGTIEAPGRSRTITDLSEGQRQRRASHPNMADPNTLRNRLQNSQPGTASNTLGPRSRASYPSSCHPTSHLSIDRTSLTNHQNALRNSQGMSPSREDSLSKSPGSGSSGASDWRGFQTLGSRTSNPKVPSVSFYSTLGAPQHNPHSPPSPRSRLSNQKSVRNQLLRARAYRLARERSEVTTDEEVRGEGEREGEEEGEDGRWAGRYWNRTERRRHLAISRQHRERRGGGDEQAGGLQGSLSSQTVLELSHMKQNRLRNSKLLDDWTTVEELLTHGTRVESDNQLCPSPLLSVTTV is encoded by the exons GCCAAGACTCGTGAACCATCTCGTCACCGACACCGAGAGGAGCTGCACTTTGTGGATGAGTATGGCCAGCCGATCAATGTGCAGGTGGAGGCGAGAAGGGGACATGGTCACAGGAGACGGCGGTCTCGTTGTGCCATTGAGTGCCAAGTCCCGACCGAAAGACACTGGGAGGCCTTGAGAGCCATGGGACTGATGGATGGTGAGGGAGGCCAAGGAGATGGATACAGTGCAGG GCCATACTACGGTCACGTGACCATGTCACCTGACCTATACCCTGCCAACAGtcacatgatgatgtcacctgatGTCTATCCACCCAATGGCTATCTGCCCAGATCATCAAATGACCAGCACCCGGGTAACAACTACCTGCCCAGCGTCTCCTACAGCTTAGATCACCTGGACAGACTGGACTACCAG ggtCCAGACATGTTGCCCTACCAGCCGAACTCAGAGAGCTGTCTGATTGGCTGCTATAACACAGAAGAGATGGAGCCAAAGAATTTCCCCAGACAG TCCGACTATCGCCCTCCTTGGCGGTCTGATCGTCTTCTTGGATACCTTCCCCTCAGTGAGCTTGACAGCGGGCTGGGATGTGGCCCTGACAGCCCACACCACCGGGTGGCGCTCTCCGAGGCTGAAACAGATGCCATGTCATCATTGCCAGGTCACACTCCTTCCTCCCAAggctcctcctcgtcctctgaGTCGCTGATCTCCTCCGAACCCAGCGACTCTGGCTTTCACAGTGTCAGCACTGGGGAGCACAGACGGCTGCATAAGATTCATGGAAGCCATGCCCACCGACAAACTCACCATCTCCGCTCAGGCCACTCCCCTCGAGAGCAGAGAGGACGCTGGGATTTGGAGTCCATCCCTGAGACGACTCAGATGACTCACTCTGGAGCCCCTCAGCCATCCCGCTGCAGTGTGGGTAACAGCACGACCACAACAGTACATTTCCACAGAGCTGAGAGGAGTCCCACCTTACCTCGCAACCGCTCGCCACCTTCCCCTTCCATCG GTTGCCGTACTGAGCCCTGCCAGCGTAGGGCGCTGTGGTTGGACCAACAGCAGGGAGGAAGCGGGACGATAGAGGCTCCAGGGCGGAGTCGAACAATAACAGATTTGAGTGAAGGACAGCGCCAGCGCAGGGCCAGTCACCCCAACATGGCAGATCCAAACACTCTGAGAAACAGACTCCAGAACAGCCAACCAGGAACAGCCAGCAACACACTGGGGCCGAGGAGCAGGGCCAGTTATCCCAGTAGCTGTCACCCCACCAGTCATCTCAGCATAGACAGAACCAGTCTGACCAATCATCAGAACGCACTGAGAAACAGCCAGGGCATGAGCCCGAGCAGAGAGGACTCCCTTTCTAAGAGTCCTGGATCAGGTTCCAGCGGAGCGTCAGACTGGCGTGGCTTTCAGACTCTTGGGAGTCGCACCAGCAACCCAAAAGTACCCTCTGTTTCTTTCTACAGCACACTGGGCGCCCCACAACATAACCCCCACTCTCCACCCTCTCCTCGCTCCAGACTATCCAATCAGAAGTCAGTCAGGAACCAGCTGCTCAGAGCCCGAGCTTACCGATTGGCCAGGGAGCGCAGTGAGGTCACAACAGACGAAGAGGTGCGCGGAGAGGGGGAAAGAGAAggtgaggaggaaggagaggatggCCGCTGGGCGGGGCGTTACTGGAACCGGACTGAACGGAGGCGCCACCTGGCGATATCGcgtcaacacagagagaggagaggaggaggggatgagCAGGCCGGAGGACTTCAGGGGTCGCTGTCGTCTCAGACAGTGCTGGAGCTGAGCCACATGAAGCAGAACCGCCTGAGGAACAGCAAACTGCTCGATGATTGGACAACTGTGGAGGAGCTGCTAACTCATGGGACACGAGTGGAGAGCGACAATCAGCTTTGTCCCAGCCCTCTGTTGTCAGTTACTACTGTCTGA